The Brasilonema sennae CENA114 genome includes a region encoding these proteins:
- the argB gene encoding acetylglutamate kinase produces the protein MVSETEYMIKQDAASRVEVLSEALPYIQQFSGRTIVVKYGGAAMKDSNLKDKVIRDIVFLSCVGLRPIVVHGGGPEINSWLGKLGIEAQFKNGLRVTDAPTMDVVEMVLVGRVNKEIVTLISKAGGSAVGMCGKDGNLIRARPQGEEGIGFVGEVCSVDTKILETLVNNGYIPVVSSVAADETGQPYNINADTVAGEIAAAIGAEKLILLTDTRGILKDYKDPSTLIQRVDIQEARELITTGVVSGGMIPKVNCCVRSLAQGVRAAHIIDGRIPHALLLEIFTDVGIGTMLVGSQFTT, from the coding sequence ATGGTCAGCGAAACTGAGTACATGATCAAGCAGGATGCCGCCAGCCGGGTAGAAGTGCTAAGCGAAGCACTACCCTATATTCAACAATTTAGTGGTCGAACCATTGTCGTCAAATACGGTGGCGCGGCAATGAAAGATAGTAATCTTAAAGATAAAGTCATCCGTGACATCGTATTCCTATCTTGTGTTGGTTTACGACCAATTGTGGTGCATGGCGGTGGACCAGAAATTAATAGTTGGCTGGGTAAACTGGGAATCGAAGCCCAATTTAAAAATGGTTTGCGAGTGACTGATGCTCCTACAATGGATGTTGTGGAAATGGTGTTAGTTGGTCGAGTTAATAAAGAAATAGTTACCTTGATTAGCAAAGCTGGTGGTTCAGCAGTGGGAATGTGCGGCAAAGATGGTAACTTAATCAGGGCTAGACCTCAAGGTGAAGAAGGTATCGGTTTTGTGGGAGAAGTTTGCTCTGTCGATACCAAAATCTTGGAAACACTAGTTAATAATGGCTATATTCCTGTCGTGTCTAGCGTTGCAGCAGACGAGACAGGACAACCTTACAATATTAATGCAGATACTGTTGCAGGAGAGATAGCAGCAGCAATAGGGGCGGAAAAGTTGATTTTGCTGACGGATACCAGGGGAATTCTCAAAGATTATAAAGATCCTTCTACCCTGATTCAAAGAGTAGACATTCAAGAAGCACGCGAGTTGATTACAACAGGTGTTGTTAGTGGTGGGATGATTCCTAAAGTTAATTGTTGTGTGCGATCGCTGGCCCAAGGAGTCCGTGCAGCTCATATCATTGATGGTCGCATTCCACACGCACTGCTACTGGAAATCTTCACTGATGTTGGTATCGGTACAATGCTTGTTGGCTCCCAGTTTACAACTTAG
- the clpP gene encoding ATP-dependent Clp endopeptidase proteolytic subunit ClpP: MIPIVIEQSGRGERAFDIYSRLLRERILFLGQPIDSNVANLIVAQLLFLDAEDSEKDIYMYINSPGGSVTAGMGIFDTMKHIRPNVCTICTGLAASMGAFLLSAGTKGKRMSLPHSRIMIHQPLGGAQGQATDIEIQAREILYHKRKLNEYLAEHTGQPYDKIAEDTERDFFMSPEESKDYGLIDQVIDRHAAGSRPMAMV; this comes from the coding sequence ATGATTCCTATCGTTATTGAACAATCAGGTCGTGGCGAACGCGCCTTTGATATTTACTCACGGCTGTTACGTGAGCGCATCCTTTTTTTGGGACAGCCGATTGATAGCAACGTCGCTAACTTGATTGTTGCTCAGCTGCTGTTCTTGGATGCAGAAGACTCGGAGAAAGACATTTATATGTACATAAACTCTCCTGGAGGTTCGGTAACAGCGGGTATGGGGATCTTCGATACTATGAAGCATATCCGCCCGAATGTCTGTACAATTTGTACCGGATTGGCGGCGAGTATGGGCGCTTTCCTTCTCAGCGCTGGAACCAAAGGTAAGCGGATGAGTTTACCTCATTCTCGGATTATGATTCACCAACCTTTGGGTGGCGCTCAAGGACAAGCGACTGATATCGAAATTCAGGCGCGCGAAATCCTCTATCACAAGCGCAAGCTAAATGAATATTTAGCCGAACACACAGGTCAGCCGTATGACAAAATTGCTGAGGATACAGAAAGGGACTTCTTTATGTCGCCTGAGGAATCAAAGGATTATGGATTAATCGACCAAGTGATTGATCGTCACGCTGCTGGTAGCCGTCCAATGGCGATGGTGTAG
- a CDS encoding HEAT repeat domain-containing protein: protein MLIKLLEHEDFLVRFNAADAIGEIKS, encoded by the coding sequence CTGTTAATTAAACTCTTAGAACATGAAGACTTCTTAGTGCGTTTTAATGCGGCAGATGCCATAGGAGAAATCAAATCATAA
- a CDS encoding ribonuclease R family protein, which produces MEFSIATLLANFTDDKLVARKLLEKKLGCEDEVSLQKLHIALEILEKIGVLIKERGKYRRVTEEGLIEAKLRCSSKGFCFAIQDVEGSEDIYIRESHLSNAWNGDRVLVRVLKEGSRRRSPEGEVKLILERSNHTLLARIKQVESGFRAVPLDDRLLFELKLQLNSAKLEQAIDHLAHVEVLRYPLAQYPPLGRVVQILGSDAEAAADIDLVTCKHDLSRTFPESVQEAASKLPKKLLKADLKNRLDLRPLLTLSIIGNSNDSTMVENAFTLEKTSEEHWQLGFHIADLSHFIQPDEALDREALKRGRSVYLGELVLSMLPEGVAERCALVPKTDRLAISFLITIDSKSGQVGEWEVQPSVVKVDASLSEEQVEAILTNESTKVSSSFVEMVQQLDSLRYLLKEVRSNRGCLQLNLPPNQNPYYDEGAMGCVMVNDLPVHSLLTEFVLLVNQLIATHFNALGIPAIWRVQSAPDAEDVQEMLKLAINLGVELSLDPETDVQPLDYQQLTRVFADSASEQVLTYLLQDTLKPATYSTTKGPHFGLSLPEYVHFTSPLRRYPDLLMQRVFYTLLEHGRDRRTTRVKERVNLRHSNSHGEINWNVLPPELQQELQSDLTRVIIQLNDREKEVQEAEADLAGLQRASLMKQRISEVFTGVITGVQSYGFFVEIEVPPTVSNSVSNPRVPLRVEGLVHVSSLKDDWYEYRARQQALFGRKNRASYRLGDRVAVQVKSVDYYRQQIDLVTVGSDGMPVFGKDVSFSNGEDTNLYLSHETIEPDELDLYPEEE; this is translated from the coding sequence ATGGAATTTTCAATCGCTACACTTCTCGCCAATTTCACTGATGATAAATTGGTGGCTCGTAAACTCTTGGAAAAGAAACTTGGTTGTGAAGATGAAGTTAGTTTACAAAAACTTCATATTGCTTTAGAGATACTGGAAAAAATCGGGGTTTTAATCAAAGAACGTGGCAAATATCGTCGAGTCACAGAAGAAGGGCTGATTGAAGCAAAACTCCGTTGTTCCAGTAAAGGCTTTTGCTTTGCAATTCAAGACGTGGAAGGTTCCGAAGATATTTACATCCGCGAAAGTCATCTCAGTAACGCCTGGAATGGCGATCGCGTTTTGGTTAGAGTTCTCAAAGAAGGTAGTCGTCGTCGCTCCCCAGAAGGAGAGGTTAAGTTAATCTTAGAACGCTCCAATCACACTTTACTAGCGCGGATTAAGCAAGTAGAAAGTGGATTTCGTGCTGTACCTTTGGATGATAGATTACTGTTTGAACTCAAACTGCAACTAAACAGCGCTAAGTTGGAACAAGCAATTGACCACCTAGCTCATGTGGAAGTTCTACGTTACCCACTAGCACAATATCCTCCACTTGGTCGGGTAGTACAAATTCTTGGCAGTGATGCTGAAGCGGCGGCGGACATCGATTTAGTCACCTGTAAGCATGATCTTTCTCGTACTTTTCCAGAATCCGTACAGGAAGCAGCCTCAAAATTACCCAAAAAGCTGCTAAAAGCTGATTTAAAGAATCGCCTCGATTTGCGACCTCTGTTAACATTGAGTATTATTGGCAACAGTAATGACTCAACGATGGTCGAAAATGCTTTCACCTTGGAAAAAACAAGCGAAGAACATTGGCAGTTGGGCTTTCATATTGCAGATCTTTCTCATTTTATTCAACCAGACGAAGCCCTAGACCGAGAAGCACTAAAGCGCGGTCGCTCAGTTTATCTGGGAGAACTGGTACTGTCAATGTTGCCAGAAGGTGTTGCTGAACGCTGTGCTTTAGTACCTAAAACCGATCGCTTAGCGATTTCATTCTTAATAACAATTGATTCAAAATCAGGACAAGTTGGAGAATGGGAAGTACAACCCAGCGTTGTCAAAGTAGACGCCTCACTGAGTGAAGAACAAGTAGAAGCAATTCTCACAAACGAGTCAACCAAAGTCTCATCCTCCTTTGTAGAGATGGTGCAACAACTCGATAGTTTGCGCTACTTGTTAAAAGAGGTACGATCGAACCGTGGGTGCTTGCAGTTAAATTTGCCACCAAACCAAAACCCATACTATGATGAAGGCGCTATGGGGTGTGTGATGGTGAATGACTTACCTGTGCACTCCTTGTTAACTGAGTTTGTGCTACTGGTTAACCAACTTATAGCAACCCACTTTAATGCTTTGGGTATCCCAGCTATTTGGCGAGTTCAAAGCGCACCTGATGCCGAAGATGTGCAAGAAATGCTGAAATTAGCAATTAACTTGGGCGTCGAATTGTCACTAGATCCAGAAACAGATGTCCAACCCCTCGACTATCAACAGTTGACCAGAGTTTTCGCAGATTCAGCATCCGAGCAAGTTCTGACCTATTTGTTGCAAGATACACTCAAGCCAGCTACGTATAGTACAACCAAAGGACCTCACTTTGGCTTGTCTTTACCAGAGTACGTTCATTTCACTTCTCCTTTGCGGCGTTACCCAGATTTACTGATGCAAAGGGTATTTTATACATTACTTGAACACGGACGCGATCGCCGCACCACCCGTGTCAAAGAGCGTGTTAACCTGCGCCACTCAAACAGCCACGGTGAAATCAACTGGAACGTCCTACCGCCAGAATTGCAACAAGAACTCCAAAGCGATTTGACAAGGGTGATTATTCAGCTCAACGATAGAGAAAAAGAAGTTCAAGAAGCAGAAGCCGATTTAGCAGGATTGCAAAGAGCCTCACTGATGAAACAGCGTATCAGCGAAGTTTTCACTGGTGTGATCACAGGTGTGCAGTCCTACGGGTTCTTTGTAGAAATTGAAGTTCCACCAACTGTGTCAAACTCAGTTAGCAATCCTCGCGTACCTCTACGAGTAGAAGGACTTGTCCACGTCAGTTCTCTCAAAGACGATTGGTATGAGTATCGCGCCAGACAGCAGGCGTTATTTGGTCGCAAAAATCGTGCATCCTATAGATTAGGCGATCGCGTAGCTGTACAGGTTAAGAGTGTTGATTATTATCGCCAGCAAATCGATTTAGTCACTGTTGGCAGCGATGGCATGCCAGTTTTTGGTAAAGATGTCAGCTTCTCGAATGGAGAAGATACAAACCTTTACTTATCACATGAAACTATTGAGCCTGATGAGTTAGACCTGTATCCTGAGGAGGAATAA
- a CDS encoding LapA family protein: protein MAVFRLFLLMTVLGGLTLLVVQNLSPVLPLVFLGMKSKALPLAIWILFSTTAGAFTTVFVTSLFNFSNFFAGQQRQTPVRTATTSTAKSQTPKEEPTPRPSPSSSSRKSESTRNSDPLNDWETDNSTDDWDFEEKKEQAPTPNSQNTQVRDSKTYEPQQQPSSTNKSDSAYSYSYREPKNSGVGKTESVYDADYRVIIPPYQPPTTNQAQTNQAQDDDWGFLDEDIEDQDKRPRR, encoded by the coding sequence ATGGCTGTATTTCGTTTATTTTTGTTAATGACCGTGTTAGGAGGACTAACGCTTTTAGTGGTGCAAAACTTGTCACCTGTCCTCCCATTGGTATTTTTGGGAATGAAATCTAAAGCATTACCACTGGCGATTTGGATTTTATTCAGTACTACAGCGGGTGCTTTTACCACTGTATTCGTCACAAGCTTATTTAACTTCTCTAACTTTTTCGCGGGACAACAACGTCAAACCCCAGTCAGAACAGCCACAACTTCCACAGCAAAGAGTCAAACTCCTAAGGAAGAACCAACACCTCGTCCTTCTCCTTCATCATCAAGTCGTAAAAGTGAGTCAACACGAAATAGTGATCCACTTAATGATTGGGAAACAGATAACAGCACAGATGATTGGGACTTTGAAGAAAAAAAAGAACAAGCACCTACACCCAATTCTCAAAACACACAGGTGAGGGACTCTAAGACTTATGAACCTCAACAACAACCATCAAGCACTAACAAGTCAGATTCAGCTTACTCCTACAGCTACCGCGAACCGAAAAATTCTGGCGTCGGGAAAACTGAATCCGTTTACGATGCTGATTATCGAGTTATTATCCCCCCTTATCAACCACCAACGACCAATCAAGCTCAAACCAATCAAGCTCAGGATGATGATTGGGGATTTCTCGATGAGGATATTGAAGATCAAGACAAGCGTCCCCGTCGTTGA
- a CDS encoding type II toxin-antitoxin system VapC family toxin, whose amino-acid sequence MSLWLLDTDHVSLLLERHPQVSRRVAVLGAEVAISIVTVQELFNGWVVRINSAREVEHVVRLYGKLSRTVALFGRVRVLDFDEKAGEMFERTLKENPTLSKQRLQKDMRIAAIALVNDAVVVTRNYRSRFFSSIRVKY is encoded by the coding sequence ATGAGCCTTTGGTTATTAGATACGGATCATGTGTCGCTGCTATTGGAACGGCATCCACAGGTAAGCCGTCGGGTGGCTGTTCTGGGAGCGGAGGTTGCGATTTCCATCGTCACAGTTCAGGAATTGTTTAATGGTTGGGTAGTGCGAATCAATAGTGCACGGGAAGTTGAACATGTTGTGCGGTTGTATGGAAAGTTGAGCCGGACAGTTGCTCTATTCGGACGGGTGAGAGTGTTGGATTTTGATGAGAAAGCAGGAGAAATGTTTGAGCGAACACTAAAAGAAAATCCGACGTTATCGAAACAGCGATTGCAGAAGGATATGCGAATTGCTGCAATTGCCTTGGTGAATGATGCAGTTGTGGTAACGCGAAACTATCGATCGAGATTTTTCTCAAGTATCAGGGTTAAATATTGA
- a CDS encoding HEAT repeat domain-containing protein: protein MKSEAAIPQLIKLLEDEDFSVRSSAPSAIKKIKSEAAIPQLIKLLEDDRFVAANNGNTLYNAFQILEAIQEHARYYKPTLIQSEATINGYENKNHSMEQKRILRVVVASPNDVKPERDILPNIIDELNRGIAADKHLILELSRWETDTYPGFHPEGPQGLIDPILDIKNCDILIGIFWKRFGTPVTDAQSGTEHEFLCAYDSWKKNGSPEIMFYFSKKAYTPQSEEEALQ from the coding sequence ATTAAATCAGAAGCGGCAATTCCACAGTTAATTAAACTCTTAGAAGATGAAGACTTCTCAGTGCGTTCTAGTGCGCCATCTGCTATAAAAAAAATCAAATCAGAAGCCGCGATTCCACAGTTAATTAAACTCTTAGAAGATGACCGTTTTGTAGCCGCTAATAATGGAAATACACTCTATAACGCCTTTCAAATACTTGAAGCAATTCAAGAACACGCTCGATACTACAAGCCAACTTTAATACAATCAGAAGCAACAATCAACGGCTACGAAAATAAGAATCATTCAATGGAACAAAAACGTATTTTACGAGTTGTTGTGGCATCACCCAATGATGTGAAGCCTGAAAGAGATATTTTACCCAATATAATTGATGAATTAAATCGTGGTATTGCCGCAGACAAGCATTTAATCCTAGAACTCTCCCGGTGGGAGACAGATACTTACCCAGGGTTTCATCCAGAGGGACCACAAGGTTTGATAGATCCTATATTAGATATTAAAAATTGCGACATTTTGATAGGAATTTTTTGGAAGCGATTTGGCACACCTGTCACAGATGCTCAATCTGGTACAGAACATGAATTTCTTTGTGCTTATGATTCTTGGAAAAAGAATGGTAGTCCTGAGATTATGTTCTACTTCTCTAAGAAAGCTTATACACCTCAATCAGAAGAAGAAGCACTGCAGTGA
- a CDS encoding flavin prenyltransferase UbiX: MSIHTKPLILGVSGASGLIYAVRALKFLLEAEYAVELVASKSTYMVWQSEQNIRMPPEPTQQEQFWRQQTGVEGIGKLCCHSWSNVGANIASGSFRTLGMIVMPCSMATVAKLAAGLSSDLLERAADVQLKEGRKLILVPRETPFSLIHLRNLTTLAEAGARIVPAIPAWYHNPKTIEDLVDFVVARALDQLDIDCIPIQRWQGRQD; encoded by the coding sequence GTGTCAATTCATACAAAACCACTCATTTTAGGCGTATCAGGTGCATCTGGTCTGATTTACGCGGTTCGTGCTCTTAAATTTCTGCTAGAAGCTGAGTATGCAGTTGAATTAGTTGCTTCCAAGTCAACTTACATGGTTTGGCAATCTGAGCAGAATATTCGTATGCCACCAGAACCGACTCAACAAGAGCAATTTTGGCGACAGCAAACCGGAGTCGAAGGGATCGGCAAACTATGTTGTCATTCTTGGAGTAATGTTGGGGCAAACATTGCCAGTGGTTCCTTTCGCACTCTAGGAATGATTGTGATGCCATGCAGTATGGCTACTGTAGCCAAACTGGCAGCTGGTTTAAGTTCCGACTTACTCGAACGAGCAGCGGATGTCCAACTTAAGGAGGGACGAAAATTGATTCTCGTTCCTCGTGAAACTCCCTTTAGCTTAATTCACCTTCGTAATTTAACGACTTTAGCCGAAGCCGGAGCCAGAATTGTTCCTGCCATTCCTGCCTGGTATCACAATCCCAAAACCATTGAGGATTTAGTTGATTTTGTGGTTGCCCGTGCATTGGATCAACTAGATATCGATTGTATACCTATTCAAAGATGGCAAGGTCGTCAAGATTAG
- a CDS encoding thioredoxin domain-containing protein, with product MTNRLAQAKSLYLRKHAENPIDWWSWCDEALATAKAQNKPIFLSIGYSSCHWCTVMEGEAFSNLAIAEYMNANFLPIKVDREERPDIDSIYMQALQMMSGQGGWPLNVFLTPDDLIPFYAGTYFPVEPRYGRPGFLQVLQAIRHYYDTEKQDLSERKAAIVESLLTSAVLQSDGITESQDKELLHKGWETSTSIITPNQYGNSFPMIPYAELALRGSRFLFPGSAWERSQYDGNKVCTQRGLDLALGGIYDHVAGGFHRYTVDHTWTVPHFEKMLYDNGQIVEYLANLWSAGVQEAAFERAIATTVQWLKREMTAPSGYFYAAQDADSFTTPTEVEPEEGAFYVWSYSELQQLLTPEELTELQQQFTVTPDGNFESQNVLQRRNAGKLSQTLESTLAKLFAVRYGAAPESVETFPPARNNQEAKTENWKGRIPAVTDTKMIVAWNSLMISGLARAYAVFQQPEYLELAAKAANFILDNQFVDGRFYRLNYEGQVTVLAQSEDYAFFIKALLDLHSSSPEQKNWLERAIAIQEDFHEYLWSVELGGYHNTSSDASQDLIVRERSYVDNATPSANGVAIANLVRLALVTDNLHYLDLAEQGLKAFRSVMSRAPQACPSLFTALDWYRNCTLIRTTAEQIHSINSMYLPSTAFVEISKLPEGSIGLVCQGLKCLAPAESLEKLLQQVQQSQVRG from the coding sequence ATGACTAATCGTCTAGCTCAAGCTAAAAGCCTCTACCTCCGCAAACACGCCGAAAACCCTATTGATTGGTGGTCTTGGTGCGACGAAGCACTCGCAACGGCAAAGGCACAGAATAAACCGATATTTCTTTCGATTGGTTACTCCAGTTGCCACTGGTGTACTGTTATGGAAGGTGAAGCTTTTTCTAACCTAGCTATAGCCGAGTACATGAACGCCAACTTTCTTCCGATAAAAGTAGATAGAGAAGAAAGACCAGATATTGACAGCATCTATATGCAAGCTTTGCAGATGATGAGTGGTCAAGGGGGTTGGCCTTTAAACGTTTTTCTCACCCCAGATGATTTAATACCATTCTACGCTGGTACTTACTTCCCAGTTGAACCACGCTACGGTCGTCCTGGGTTTTTGCAAGTTCTGCAAGCAATTCGTCATTATTACGACACAGAAAAACAAGATTTAAGTGAACGCAAAGCAGCTATTGTTGAGTCACTCCTCACCTCTGCTGTATTACAGTCAGATGGGATCACAGAATCTCAAGATAAAGAATTGTTGCACAAAGGTTGGGAAACTTCAACCAGCATTATTACACCCAATCAATATGGTAACAGCTTCCCGATGATTCCCTACGCCGAACTCGCATTGAGGGGAAGTCGGTTCTTGTTCCCTGGCTCAGCCTGGGAACGATCGCAGTATGATGGCAATAAAGTTTGTACCCAGCGGGGACTAGACCTGGCATTGGGTGGAATTTATGATCATGTGGCTGGTGGATTTCATCGCTACACGGTTGACCACACTTGGACAGTACCGCACTTTGAAAAGATGCTCTACGACAACGGACAGATTGTAGAGTATTTGGCGAACTTGTGGAGCGCAGGTGTACAAGAAGCAGCTTTTGAAAGAGCTATCGCCACAACTGTCCAATGGCTGAAACGCGAAATGACAGCGCCATCTGGATACTTTTATGCAGCGCAAGACGCAGATAGTTTCACCACTCCCACAGAAGTAGAACCAGAAGAAGGCGCGTTTTACGTCTGGAGTTACAGCGAATTGCAACAACTTCTGACTCCCGAAGAACTAACAGAATTACAACAACAGTTTACAGTCACGCCTGACGGTAACTTTGAAAGTCAGAATGTGTTGCAAAGGCGTAACGCTGGAAAACTGAGTCAAACCCTCGAAAGCACACTCGCAAAACTGTTTGCTGTTCGCTACGGTGCTGCACCTGAGTCCGTGGAAACTTTCCCACCCGCACGCAATAACCAAGAAGCGAAAACAGAAAACTGGAAAGGACGCATTCCCGCAGTCACAGATACAAAGATGATTGTCGCCTGGAATAGCTTGATGATTTCCGGTTTAGCAAGGGCGTATGCAGTCTTCCAACAACCAGAGTATCTGGAACTTGCAGCGAAAGCGGCGAACTTTATCTTGGATAATCAGTTTGTCGATGGGCGTTTTTACCGATTGAATTATGAGGGACAAGTTACTGTCTTAGCTCAATCTGAAGATTACGCCTTTTTTATCAAAGCACTACTGGATTTACACAGCAGTTCTCCTGAGCAAAAAAACTGGTTGGAAAGAGCGATCGCAATCCAAGAAGACTTCCACGAATATCTGTGGAGTGTAGAACTCGGCGGATACCACAACACATCAAGCGACGCTAGTCAAGACTTGATTGTGCGAGAGCGCAGCTATGTAGATAACGCGACACCTTCGGCAAATGGAGTGGCGATCGCCAACCTTGTTCGGCTTGCTCTTGTCACCGACAATCTTCATTACTTGGATTTAGCCGAGCAAGGATTAAAAGCATTTAGAAGCGTGATGAGCCGTGCTCCCCAAGCTTGTCCCAGTTTGTTTACAGCCTTGGATTGGTATCGTAACTGTACCTTAATCCGCACGACAGCAGAGCAGATACACTCTATTAACTCCATGTATTTACCGAGTACTGCGTTCGTTGAGATATCGAAGTTACCAGAGGGAAGTATTGGGTTGGTTTGCCAAGGTTTGAAGTGTCTAGCACCAGCGGAAAGTTTGGAGAAGTTGTTGCAGCAAGTGCAGCAGAGTCAGGTGAGAGGGTGA
- a CDS encoding HigA family addiction module antitoxin produces MNNNRLPNIHPGEILQLEFLEPLNITPYRLSKDIGVAQTRISEILSGKRSITADTALRLSRYFGNSAQFWLNLQTQYDLRQALEENAEVYNQIPKLPLNDVA; encoded by the coding sequence ATGAACAACAACCGTCTGCCAAATATCCACCCTGGCGAAATCCTGCAGCTAGAATTTTTAGAGCCACTCAATATCACCCCTTATCGATTGAGCAAAGATATAGGTGTAGCTCAGACACGAATTAGTGAAATTTTATCTGGAAAACGCAGTATTACAGCAGACACAGCTTTGCGTTTATCTCGCTATTTTGGTAACAGCGCTCAGTTTTGGTTGAATTTACAAACGCAATACGATTTGCGTCAAGCTCTTGAAGAGAATGCAGAGGTTTACAATCAAATTCCTAAACTTCCGTTGAATGATGTAGCTTGA
- a CDS encoding HEAT repeat domain-containing protein, protein MGEIKSSTGVPQLIKLLEHEDFLVRSSVAFALG, encoded by the coding sequence ATGGGAGAAATCAAATCATCAACAGGTGTTCCACAGTTAATTAAACTCTTAGAACATGAAGACTTCTTAGTGCGTTCTAGTGTGGCATTTGCCTTAGGATAA
- a CDS encoding shikimate kinase — protein MTIDLLKGVNLYLIGMMGVGKTTVGRLLGQHLGYGFVDIDTCVEKAGGGKSITELFAELGEPAFRQLESQVLSQVCAFTKLVIATGGGIVVQQQNWSYLHHGLIVWLDASVEILCARLAEDTTRPLLQNVDRKAKLQFLLEQRQHLYRQADLRITVNEGETPEEIATKIIEQIPSVLKPGVLSTE, from the coding sequence ATGACTATTGACTTGTTAAAAGGCGTTAATCTGTACCTAATTGGCATGATGGGCGTTGGCAAAACGACTGTAGGACGCTTATTAGGGCAGCATTTGGGTTACGGATTTGTTGATATTGACACTTGTGTAGAGAAGGCTGGCGGTGGAAAATCGATAACTGAATTATTTGCCGAACTTGGAGAACCAGCGTTTCGCCAATTGGAAAGTCAGGTACTCTCACAAGTTTGTGCTTTCACCAAGCTTGTCATCGCAACAGGTGGAGGTATTGTCGTACAGCAACAAAACTGGAGTTACCTACACCATGGTTTAATTGTCTGGCTGGATGCATCAGTGGAAATACTTTGCGCTCGATTAGCAGAAGATACAACAAGACCACTGCTGCAAAATGTTGACCGCAAGGCAAAGCTGCAATTTCTCCTGGAACAAAGACAACATCTTTACCGACAAGCAGATTTGCGAATTACCGTAAACGAAGGAGAAACCCCAGAAGAAATTGCCACAAAAATTATAGAGCAAATTCCTAGCGTTCTTAAACCTGGAGTTTTGTCTACTGAATAA
- a CDS encoding HEAT repeat domain-containing protein, translating into MPQLIKLLEDEDYSVRSSAADALGEIKSSAAVPQLIKLLEHEDFLVRSNAADAIGEIKS; encoded by the coding sequence ATCCCACAGTTAATTAAACTCTTAGAAGATGAAGACTACTCAGTGCGTTCTAGTGCGGCAGATGCCTTAGGAGAAATCAAATCATCAGCGGCGGTTCCACAGTTAATTAAACTCTTAGAACATGAAGACTTCTTAGTGCGTTCTAATGCGGCAGATGCCATAGGAGAAATCAAATCATAA
- a CDS encoding type II toxin-antitoxin system HicB family antitoxin, with the protein MVKGNLVSPSMNFQAIPSLNKMSLHVLVERVESGYFMASVPELPDCVALAQTREEAICAERSSEAIAALQEKLRVRLLNIEVLTLEVTNNPWTEFIGMFEGDNEFAELAAQLRAERELDINGTA; encoded by the coding sequence ATGGTCAAAGGTAACCTGGTATCGCCGTCTATGAATTTTCAAGCAATTCCAAGTTTAAATAAAATGTCCCTTCATGTTCTGGTTGAACGGGTTGAGTCGGGGTATTTTATGGCATCAGTGCCAGAGTTGCCTGATTGTGTGGCATTGGCTCAAACCCGTGAGGAGGCGATCTGCGCGGAGCGCAGCAGCGAAGCTATCGCCGCTCTACAGGAGAAGCTGAGAGTAAGGCTTTTGAATATTGAGGTTTTGACGCTAGAAGTTACAAATAATCCCTGGACAGAATTTATTGGGATGTTTGAGGGGGATAATGAGTTTGCAGAACTTGCGGCCCAACTGCGGGCAGAGCGCGAGTTGGATATAAACGGTACAGCATGA